One genomic region from Epinephelus fuscoguttatus linkage group LG6, E.fuscoguttatus.final_Chr_v1 encodes:
- the LOC125890111 gene encoding zinc-binding protein A33-like: MAEKFALVESFLSCHVCSETFRDPVSLSCNHSFCSSCLQKFWEQAKNKNCPICKRKSSKDDPNVNFAGRQKAGSSETEKGEKEEEVVCSKHQEEPKLFCKDEDRAVCPVCEFSLHQSHKVVPIEQAVSELKNQLKCDLKSLQDKRDKYKQVEETYNEVIEHSKKQLLSTERQIRAEFNKLQQFLKEEEESRLAALREEEEQKRKTISREMKMIEEQISSLSHSICAVEEELQKHKVPFLSSYKATQSRARVQCSLSDPQLVSGALIDVAKHLGNLSFRVWEKMKDKVHFSPVILDPNTASPRLYLSDDLTSVRRGDTNQQLPDNPERHTKYVTVLGSEGFSSGKHSWEVEVGDHPDWNVGLVKESADRKGERYATPKYGIWCLKHRSGKYFDGAGKSVTVKKSLQRIRVQLDYDRGEVSFYIPEDMTHICTHRDTFTEKLFPFFEIGPTGDAKTADIKMCHSEISL; the protein is encoded by the coding sequence atggcGGAGAAGTTTGCTCTTGTTGAAAGTTTCCTGAGCTGCCATGTGTGTTCAGAGACTTTCAGAGATCCTGTGTCTCTGAGCTGCAACCACAGCTTCTGTTCAAGCTGCCTGCAAAAATTCTGGGaacaagctaaaaacaaaaactgtcccatttgtaaaagaaaatcctcaaaagATGATCCAAATGTGAACTTTGCTGGGAGACAGAAAGCTGGATCATctgagacagaaaaaggagagaaggaggaggaggtggtgtgtAGTAAACATCAAGAGGAGCCTAAATTATTCTGTAAGGATGAAGATAGAGCTGTGTGTCCTGTCTGTGAGTTTTCTCTCCACCAGAGTCACAAGGTGGTTCCTATAGAACAAGCAGTCAGTGAGCTGAAGAACCAGCTGAAATGTGACTTAAAGTCTCTGCAGGACAAGAGGGACAAATACAAACAAGTGGAGGAAACATACAATGAAGTGATTGAACACTCCAAGAAGCAGCTGttgtccacagagaggcagatcaGAGCAGAGTTCAACAAGCTCCAGCAGTTcctgaaagaggaagaggagtccAGACTGGCAGCtctgagggaggaagaggagcagaagaggaaGACTATCAGCAGAGAGATGAAGATGATTGAGGAGCAGAtctcctctctgtcacacagtaTCTGTGCTGTTGAAGAAGAGCTGCAGAAACACAAGGTGCCATTCCTCAGCAGTTATAAAGCCACTCAGAGCAGAGCCAGAGTCCAGTGCTCACTGTCAGATCCACAGCTGGTCTCAGGAGCGCTGATAGATGTGGCCAAACACCTGGGCAACCTGTCCTTCAGAGTCTGGGAGAAGATGAAGGACAAGGTCCACTTCAGTCCTGTCATTCTGGACCCAAACACTGCAAGTCCCCGTCTCTATCTGTCTGATGATCTGACCAGTGTGAGACGTGGAGACACAAACCAGCAGCTTCCTGACAATCCAGAGAGACACACTAAGTATGTCACTGTTCTGGGCTCTGAGGGCTTCAGCTCAGGGAAACACAGCTGGGAGGTGGAAGTGGGAGACCATCCTGACTGGAATGTGGGTTTGGTTAAAgaatcagctgacaggaagggagagagaTATGCTACACCAAAATATGGAATCTGGTGTTTAAAGCATCGCAGTGGAAAATACTTTGATGGAGCTGGTAAGTCTGTCACAGTGAAGAAGAGTCTCCAGAGGATCAGAGTCCAGCTGGACTATGACAGGGGGGAGGTGTCCTTCTACATCCCTGAAGACATGACTCACATCT